The Ziziphus jujuba cultivar Dongzao chromosome 7, ASM3175591v1 genome includes a region encoding these proteins:
- the LOC107425559 gene encoding systemin receptor SR160 produces MKTHFVISHSHFLFLLLFLAYFSPKAVSVSTSSSSSSSSSSRDTLQLLNFKASLPNPKPSELQNWLPGQNPCTSFRGVTCVATRVSAIDLSSIRLNTNLSLVFTFLFTLDHLETLTLKSANLSGSISFPSGSSSKCGALLSKIDLSLNALSGPLSDISNFGSCSSLKSLNLSSNSLDFSRKEDSSGLRLSVQVLDLSFNRILGQNVVPWILSRGVCNEIEHLALKGNKIAGDMSFSACEKLKHLDISNNNFSIPIPSFGDCSALAHLDISGNKLSGDIGRAISSCKELVFLNISSNNFSGPIPIFPSENLKVLSLGANRFQGEIPLTLFDSCSGLLELDLSSNKLVGSVPDALSACSSLESLHISDNGFSGELPIETFMKLTSLKSLSLSFNNFFGTLPDSLSKLTGLESLDLSSNNFSGSIPFGLCQDPAYSLKELFLQNNQFAGSIPPTLNNCSKLVSLDLSFNYLTGTIPSSLGSLSNLKDLILWLNQLHGEIPQELMYIQSLENLILDFNELTGSIPSGLSNCTRLNWISLANNRLSGEIPGWMGRLPNLAILKLSNNSFHGSIPPELGDCKSLIWLDLNTNNLNGTIPPALFKQSGNIAVNFVASKNFVYIKNDGSKECHGAGNLLEFAGIRQEQLSRISTKNPCNFTRVYKGIIQPTFNHDGSMIFLDISHNMLSGSIPKEIGKMQYLYILNLGHNSLSGSIPEDLGNLNSLNILDLSSNSLEGTIPMSLTKLSMLNEIDLSNNFLNGTIPESGQFETFPSFRFANNSGLCGYPLQLCGRDSGTNSNSQHQKSHRRQASLAGSVAMGLLFSLFCIFGLIIVAIETRKRRKKKDSSLDVYIDSHSHSGTANVSWKLTGAREALSINLATFEKPLRKLTFADLLEATNGFHNDSLIGSGGFGDVYKAQLKDGSIVAIKKLIHISGQGDREFTAEMETIGKIKHRNLVPLLGYCKVGEERLLVYEYMRYGSLEDVLHDQKKAGIKLNWSVRRKIAIGAARGLAFLHHNCIPHIIHRDMKSSNVLLDENLEARVSDFGMARLMSAMDTHLSVSTLAGTPGYVPPEYYQSFRCSTKGDVYSYGVVLLELLTGKRPTDSADFGDNNLVGWVKQHAKLKISDVFDPELMKEDPTLEMELLEHLKVACACLDDRPWRRPTMIQVMAMFKEIQAGSGINDSQSTIGTDDGGFGGVEMVEMTIEEAPEGKQ; encoded by the coding sequence atGAAAACCCACTTTGTTATTTCACACTCTCACTTCCTTTTCTTGCTTCTCTTTCTTGCTTATTTCTCTCCCAAAGCCGTCTCAGTTTCaacgtcttcttcttcttcttcttcttcgtcttccaGAGATACCCTGCAGCTTCTGAACTTCAAAGCTTCTCTTCCAAACCCAAAGCCTTCTGAGCTCCAAAACTGGCTTCCTGGCCAAAACCCATGTACCTCCTTCCGTGGCGTTACCTGCGTAGCAACCCGAGTTTCCGCCATAGATTTGAGCTCCATCCGCTTGAACACCAATCTGAGCCTCGTTTTCACCTTCCTCTTCACCCTCGACCACTTGGAAACTCTTACTCTGAAATCAGCAAATCTCAGCGGCTCCATTTCTTTCCCTTCTGGATCATCATCCAAGTGTGGAGCTCTACTCAGCAAAATAGATCTATCCCTCAATGCTTTGTCTGGTCCTCTCTCTGATATTTCCAACTTCGGTTCTTGCTCGAGCTTGAAGTCCCTGAATCTTTCCTCCAATTCCCTGGATTTTTCCAGAAAAGAAGACTCCTCCGGATTGAGGCTGAGCGTGCAGGTTCTTGATCTTTCTTTCAATAGGATTTTGGGTCAGAACGTGGTTCCATGGATCTTATCCCGAGGTGTTTGCAATGAGATTGAACACTTGGCTCTGAAAGGGAACAAAATCGCAGGGGATATGAGCTTCTCTGCCTGTGAGAAATTGAAGCATTTGGACATTTCCAACAACAATTTCTCGATTCCTATCCCTTCGTTCGGAGATTGCTCGGCGTTGGCTCACCTTGACATCTCCGGCAACAAGCTCTCCGGCGACATTGGCCGAGCAATCTCCTCCTGCAAAGAGCTCGTGTTCTTGAACATCTCGAGCAACAATTTTTCGGGTCCGATTCCGATTTTTCCCTCCGAGAATTTGAAGGTACTTTCTCTGGGTGCGAATCGTTTTCAAGGTGAAATTCCTCTGACCCTGTTCGATTCGTGTTCTGGCTTGCTCGAGCTCGACCTCTCTTCCAATAAACTTGTGGGTTCGGTTCCCGATGCATTGAGCGCTTGCTCTTCGTTGGAATCCCTTCATATCTCCGACAACGGATTCTCCGGCGAATTGCCGATTGAAACTTTCATGAAACTCACAAGCTTGAAGTCTCTGTCTCTTTCATTCAACAACTTCTTCGGGACCTTGCCTGATTCTCTTTCAAAGCTTACCGGTTTGGAGTCTTTGGATCTGAGCTCCAATAATTTTTCCGGGTCTATCCCATTCGGTCTCTGTCAAGATCCTGCTTACAGTTTGAAGGAGCTTTTCCTTCAAAACAATCAGTTTGCGGGCTCTATTCCACCAACTCTGAACAACTGTTCTAAGCTCGTTTCACTTGATTTGAGCTTCAATTATCTGACAGGAACAATCCCTTCGAGTTTGGGTTCTCTATCCAACCTTAAAGATTTGATCCTCTGGTTGAATCAGCTTCATGGTGAAATCCCACAAGAGCTAATGTACATCCAATCACTTGAGAATCTAATCTTGGATTTCAATGAGCTAACGGGTTCGATTCCTTCGGGTTTAAGCAATTGTACCCGCTTGAATTGGATCTCCTTGGCCAATAACAGGTTGAGTGGTGAGATTCCTGGTTGGATGGGAAGGCTTCCAAATCTTGCAATATTGAAACTGAGTAACAACTCCTTCCATGGAAGCATTCCACCTGAGCTTGGAGACTGCAAGAGCTTGATATGGTTGGATCTTAATACAAACAACTTGAATGGTACAATCCCTCCTGCGTTGTTCAAGCAATCCGGGAATATCGCCGTGAATTTCGTGGCTTCGAAGAATTTTGTTTATATCAAGAATGATGGAAGTAAGGAGTGCCATGGAGCTGGGAATTTGCTCGAGTTTGCAGGGATTAGGCAGGAGCAATTGAGCAGGATTTCAACCAAGAATCCCTGCAACTTCACTAGAGTCTATAAAGGTATTATCCAACCAACATTCAACCATGATGGGTCTATGATTTTCCTTGATATTTCACATAATATGTTGTCTGGTAGCATTCCAAAGGAGATTGGAAAGATgcaatatctttatatattgaatttgggCCACAATAGTCTCTCCGGTTCAATCCCAGAAGACTTGGGAAATTTGAATAGTCTTAATATTCTTGATCTTTCTAGTAATAGCCTTGAAGGGACTATCCCAATGAGTTTGACTAAACTTTCCATGCTCAATGAGATTgatctttcaaacaactttCTCAATGGAACTATTCCTGAGAGTGGTCAGTTCGAAACGTTCCCCAGTTTTAGGTTTGCTAATAATTCCGGCCTCTGTGGCTACCCTCTTCAATTATGTGGACGAGATTCAGGGACGAATTCGAATTCCCAGCATCAGAAGTCTCATCGTAGACAAGCATCCCTTGCAGGGAGTGTGGCAATGGGGTTGTTGTTCTCCCTCTTCTGCATCTTTGGTTTGATCATAGTAGCCATTGAAACAAGgaaaaggaggaaaaagaagGATTCTAGCTTGGACGTTTACATAGACAGCCATTCCCACTCTGGCACTGCAAATGTGAGCTGGAAGCTAACCGGCGCCCGGGAAGCATTAAGCATCAACCTGGCCACATTTGAGAAGCCACTACGGAAGCTCACTTTCGCTGATCTCCTTGAGGCCACCAATGGTTTCCACAATGACAGCCTTATAGGCTCTGGTGGTTTTGGTGATGTGTACAAGGCCCAGTTGAAAGATGGAAGCATTGTAGCCATTAAGAAACTAATTCATATCAGTGGACAGGGTGATCGAGAATTCACCGCTGAGATGGAAACCATCGGCAAGATCAAACACAGAAACCTTGTTCCACTTTTGGGATACTGCAAAGTAGGAGAAGAAAGACTTTTGGTTTATGAATACATGAGGTATGGAAGCTTAGAAGACGTTTTACATGACCAAAAGAAAGCTGGGATCAAACTGAATTGGTCTGTAAGGAGGAAGATTGCCATTGGAGCTGCCAGGGGATTGGCTTTTCTTCATCACAATTGCATCCCCCACATCATTCACCGGGACATGAAATCGAGCAATGTCCTGCTTGACGAAAATCTTGAAGCTAGAGTCTCTGATTTTGGAATGGCCAGGCTTATGAGTGCAATGGATACCCACTTGAGCGTTAGCACTTTGGCAGGCACACCGGGCTACGTCCCTCCTGAATACTACCAGAGCTTCAGATGTTCAACAAAAGGTGATGTATACAGTTATGGTGTAGTTTTGCTCGAGTTGCTCACTGGGAAACGGCCAACGGATTCAGCAGATTTCGGTGACAACAATCTTGTGGGGTGGGTAAAACAACATGCTAAATTGAAAATAAGTGATGTTTTTGATCCAGAGCTCATGAAAGAAGATCCAACCCTTGAGATGGAGCTTTTAGAGCACTTAAAGGTGGCTTGTGCTTGTTTGGATGATCGACCATGGCGACGCCCCACAATGATCCAGGTCATGGCAATGTTCAAGGAAATCCAAGCTGGGTCTGGCATTAATGATTCCCAATCCACCATTGGCACCGATGATGGAGGTTTCGGTGGAGTTGAAATGGTAGAGATGACCATAGAAGAGGCCCCAGAAGGGAAGCAGTAG